In the genome of Vicia villosa cultivar HV-30 ecotype Madison, WI linkage group LG7, Vvil1.0, whole genome shotgun sequence, one region contains:
- the LOC131620358 gene encoding uncharacterized protein LOC131620358 isoform X2, with amino-acid sequence MAMSRKLVQGDLLDTLSITKLSIQRLQPEFVQLLRDNDYEVLTLCGDNGRTKMLLILNTDDPVRSKLGYEWDEFCASNLLQIEDIIKFKIDVTDTHGTCHVYKELGRSSKKKLLKEHDARI; translated from the exons ATGGCAATGAGTCGGAAGTTGGTTCAAGGAGATTTGTTGGACACACTATCCATTACAAAGTTATCAATTCAA AGACTACAGCCAGAGTTTGTTCAACTACTGAGAGAcaatgattatgaggttttgacATTGTGCGGTGATAACGGAAGAACTAAGATGCTCCTAATTTTGAACACCGACGACCCAGTCCGTTCAAAATTAGGATATGAATGGGACGAATTTTGCGCGTCAAACCTGCTGCAAATCGAGGACATCATTAAATTCAAAATTGATGTAACTGACACCCACGGAACATGCCATGTATATAAG GAACTTGGAAGAAGCTCAAAG AAAAAGTTGCTAAAGGAGCATGATGCTAGGATATAG
- the LOC131620358 gene encoding uncharacterized protein LOC131620358 isoform X1 → MSHEELPRYHSRSINHKGIYAFDVELDDSSVKSAKLRLQPEFVQLLRDNDYEVLTLCGDNGRTKMLLILNTDDPVRSKLGYEWDEFCASNLLQIEDIIKFKIDVTDTHGTCHVYKELGRSSKKKLLKEHDARI, encoded by the exons ATGTCACATGAGGAATTACCAAGGTACCATAGTAGATCCATCAACCATAAGGGGATATATGCATTTGATGTTGAACTCGACGACAGTAGTGTGAAATCAGCAAAATTA AGACTACAGCCAGAGTTTGTTCAACTACTGAGAGAcaatgattatgaggttttgacATTGTGCGGTGATAACGGAAGAACTAAGATGCTCCTAATTTTGAACACCGACGACCCAGTCCGTTCAAAATTAGGATATGAATGGGACGAATTTTGCGCGTCAAACCTGCTGCAAATCGAGGACATCATTAAATTCAAAATTGATGTAACTGACACCCACGGAACATGCCATGTATATAAG GAACTTGGAAGAAGCTCAAAG AAAAAGTTGCTAAAGGAGCATGATGCTAGGATATAG
- the LOC131618737 gene encoding uncharacterized protein LOC131618737 has translation MAGVVPTEMSANSPRRTAQFARNAQGGANMEMNTGILQLVYANPFTGMDHEDPFAHLTKFYEIAGSTGVDAANEESLFKRLFPYSLLGKTKEWQPPPHNNPYQRNNQGFQPSRFNNQHYQHQSTYQSPNPQGQGQQSQDGSSKLEDTLTQFMQASMANQRSNEAAIRNLENQVGQLAKQLSEQQPGASFSANTQTNPKEHCKATVTRSGRKVNNGVNEEVIVEDEEEVIVEEEEVEVIVENEGEKSEEKIEEELVEKERKENEESEKNNKKVKRNKKRDEQKSTIPSQHLPYPHAKSRTDNARQYARFMDIFKQLQVNIPFSEALEQMPKYAKFMKDILTKKKRYSEEETVLLDARCSAIIQKTLPKKEADPGRVTLPVTIGGHYIGNGLVDLGSSINLIPLSIIKRLGNIEMKPTQMTLQLADKSLTSPYGVAQDMLVKVDKYLFPVDFVVVDMEEDRDVPLILGRPFMKTARMMIDIDNGLMKVRVQDEEVTFNLF, from the exons ATGGCGGGTGTTGTTCCAACCGAAATGTCCGCCAATAGTCCAAGACGTACCGCCCAATTTGCACGCAATGCTCAAGGAGGAGCAAATATGGAGATGAATACCGGAATCCTCCAACTTGTTTATGCAAATCCATTCACCGGAATGGATCATGAGGATCCTTTCGCAcatctcaccaaattttatgagatTGCGGGTTCAACGGGAGTCGACGCGGCCAATGAAGAATCATTGTTCAAGAGACTATTTCCATACTCATTACTTGGGAAAACCaaagaatg gcaacctccacctCACAACAATCCTTACCAAAGAAACAACCAAGGATTtcaaccttcaagattcaacaatcAACACTATCAACATCAAAGTACTTATCAAAGTCCAAACCCTCAAGGTCAAGGTCAACAATCTCAAGATGGGAGCTCAAAATTGGAAGACACTCTTacacaattcatgcaagcatccatGGCTAATCAAAGGAGTAATGAAGCGGCCATAAGGAATCTAGAAAATCAAGTGGGTCAACTTGCAAAGCAATTGTCCGAGCAACAACCGGGGGCATCCTTCTCCGCCAACACCCAAACCAATCCAAAGGAACATTGCAAAGCCACTGTTACAAGAAGTGGGAGGAAGGTGAATAACGGCGTGAATGAAGAGGTTATAGTGGAAGATGAGGAGGAAGTAATAGTTGAAGAGGAAGAAGTGGAAGTGATAGTTGAAAATGAGGGAGAAAAGAGTGAGGAAAAGATAGAGGAAGAATTAgttgaaaaagagagaaaagaaaacgAAGAAAGtgagaaaaacaacaaaaaagtgaAGAGGAATAAAAAGAGAGATGAACAAAAGAGCACAATCCCATCCCAGCACTTACCATACCCACATGCCAAATCAAGGACGGATAATGCAAGGCAATACGCTAGGTTTATGGATATTTTCAAACAACTCCAAGTGAATATCCCATTTTCCGAAGCGTTAgaacaaatgccaaaatatgcaaaGTTCATGAAGGACATTCTCACCAAGAAAAAGAGGTATTCGGAAGAGGAGACTGTTTTACTTGATGCTCGTTGTAGTGCCATAATCCAAAAGACACTACCAAAGAAAGAAGCCGATCCGGGACGTGTTACTTTGCCGGTTACCATTGGAGGCCATTACATAGGTAACGGTTTGGTTGATTTGGGCTCAAGCATTAATTTAATTCCGTTGTCTATCATCAAGAGGTTGGGAAACATAGAGATGAAGCCAACCCAAATGACTTTGCAACTAGCCGATAAGTCTCTCACCTCTCCTTACGGAGTTGCGCAAGACATGCTAGTCAAAGTGGATAAATATTTGTTCCCGGTAGATTTTGTGGTAGTTGATATGGAAGAAGACCGTGATGTACCATTGATACTTGGAAGACCGTTCATGAAAACAGCTCGGATGATGATCGACATAGACAATGGTCTCATGAAGGTGAGAGTGCAAGATGAAGAAGTCACTTTCAATCTCTTTTAA